The Bacteroidota bacterium genome includes a window with the following:
- a CDS encoding YicC family protein yields MIQSMTGYGIGKASDADLQITAELKSLNSRNAEIYIRLPPAYFHQEIRLKNLLAARLERGKISMVLTVERQGATQGESPVQVNTPLLKAYYTALSQLQLELGDPRPLSLESLLGLPGVVAEQRAEQVGEDEWKLVQAAVDMALDNLLAERNKEGAALQQDLQARIRQVRRLAAQVPQYAQGRVEAIRSRITAAFGELGEGLSMSEERLQQELIYYLEKYDINEEQVRLAAHLDNFDQTLDEEKGQGRKLLFIVQELWREVNTLGVKSYDLQIQNLVVQMKDELEKLKEQLMNIL; encoded by the coding sequence ATGATACAGAGTATGACCGGCTACGGAATAGGCAAAGCCTCCGACGCAGACCTGCAGATTACGGCCGAGCTAAAGAGCCTGAACAGCCGAAACGCCGAGATATACATCCGGTTGCCCCCCGCTTATTTCCACCAGGAGATCCGCCTGAAAAACCTGCTGGCAGCCCGGCTGGAACGGGGCAAGATCAGCATGGTGCTGACGGTGGAGCGCCAGGGTGCCACCCAGGGCGAAAGCCCCGTACAGGTAAACACCCCCCTGCTGAAAGCCTACTACACAGCACTGAGCCAGCTACAGCTGGAGCTGGGCGATCCGCGCCCGCTGAGCCTGGAGAGCCTGCTGGGCCTGCCTGGGGTAGTGGCCGAGCAGCGGGCCGAGCAGGTGGGCGAGGACGAATGGAAGCTGGTGCAGGCTGCTGTAGACATGGCCCTGGACAACCTGCTGGCCGAGCGAAACAAGGAGGGCGCAGCCCTGCAGCAAGACCTGCAGGCACGCATACGCCAGGTGCGCAGGCTGGCCGCCCAGGTGCCACAGTATGCGCAGGGGCGGGTAGAGGCCATACGCAGCCGCATTACCGCTGCCTTTGGCGAGCTGGGCGAAGGCCTGAGCATGAGCGAAGAGCGCCTGCAGCAGGAGCTGATCTACTACCTGGAAAAATACGACATCAATGAGGAGCAAGTGCGCCTGGCCGCCCACCTGGACAACTTTGACCAGACCCTGGACGAGGAGAAAGGCCAGGGCCGAAAGCTGCTATTCATTGTGCAGGAGCTATGGCGAGAGGTGAACACCCTAGGGGTAAAGTCCTACGACCTGCAGATTCAAAACCTGGTGGTGCAGATGAAGGACGAGCTGGAAAAGCTGAAGGAGCAACTGATGAACATTCTGTAG
- the gmk gene encoding guanylate kinase: protein MKEGPIIIVSAPSGAGKTTLVRAVMKQIPELMFSVSATTRAPRPHEQEGVDYYFLSVPEFKARIAAGRFIEWEEVYQGRYYGTQQDEVERIQALGRIPLFELDAIGGIHLKQQFGTHALSIFVNPPSLDILRQRLIARGTETPEDIERRLDKSAYELAMADQFDAQIVNDRLDQATHRMETLIRQFTRL, encoded by the coding sequence ATGAAGGAAGGCCCCATCATCATCGTATCCGCCCCCAGTGGCGCAGGCAAGACCACCTTGGTGCGCGCTGTGATGAAGCAGATACCGGAGCTGATGTTCTCCGTATCGGCCACCACCCGCGCCCCCCGGCCCCACGAGCAGGAGGGGGTGGACTATTACTTCCTGTCGGTGCCCGAGTTCAAGGCACGCATAGCAGCGGGCCGCTTCATCGAGTGGGAAGAAGTGTACCAGGGCCGCTACTACGGCACCCAGCAAGATGAAGTGGAACGCATCCAGGCCCTTGGGCGCATCCCGTTATTTGAGCTGGATGCCATAGGGGGCATCCACCTGAAGCAGCAGTTTGGCACACATGCCCTCAGCATTTTTGTAAATCCCCCCAGCCTGGATATCCTGCGCCAGCGCCTCATTGCCCGCGGTACCGAGACCCCCGAGGACATAGAGCGCCGCCTGGATAAATCGGCCTACGAGCTGGCCATGGCCGATCAATTTGATGCACAAATCGTAAACGACCGGCTGGACCAGGCCACCCACCGGATGGAGACCCTCATCCGCCAGTTTACCCGCCTGTAG
- a CDS encoding nicotinate-nucleotide adenylyltransferase, translated as MKVGLFFGSFNPIHLGHLVIAEAMADQTGLDQVWLVVSPHNPLKPKAQLLNEVDRLHLCELALAGNERVRASNVEFALPKPSYTIDTLGVLSARYPRTSFCLIMGADNLASLHRWKNYEAIVAHYPIYVYPRPGVELPSVHHPHVRLVEAPLMGISATRIRQLLAQGRSARYLVPDPALHYIQSRHLYGHP; from the coding sequence ATGAAAGTAGGGCTTTTTTTCGGCAGCTTCAACCCTATCCACCTGGGCCACCTGGTTATTGCCGAGGCAATGGCAGACCAGACGGGCCTGGACCAGGTATGGCTGGTGGTATCGCCCCACAACCCCCTAAAGCCCAAAGCCCAACTGCTGAATGAGGTAGACCGCCTGCACCTGTGCGAGCTGGCACTGGCGGGCAATGAGCGGGTGCGGGCTAGCAACGTAGAGTTTGCCCTGCCCAAGCCCAGCTACACCATAGATACCCTGGGCGTGCTTAGCGCCCGCTACCCCCGCACCTCTTTCTGCCTCATCATGGGTGCCGATAACCTGGCCAGCCTGCACCGCTGGAAGAACTATGAGGCCATTGTGGCCCACTATCCCATCTACGTATATCCGCGCCCGGGGGTAGAGCTGCCAAGCGTGCACCACCCCCATGTGCGACTGGTAGAGGCACCCCTGATGGGGATTTCTGCCACGCGCATCCGCCAGCTGCTGGCCCAGGGCAGATCGGCCCGCTACCTGGTGCCCGACCCTGCCCTGCACTACATCCAATCCCGACACCTCTATGGCCATCCGTAA
- a CDS encoding CDP-alcohol phosphatidyltransferase family protein produces the protein MAIRKHIPNLLTLANVACGTAAVAFSFPHQGFSPTHISLAALLILLASVFDFLDGFAARRLQAYSAQGQVLDSLADLVSFGVAPGVLLFSLASNYLYASPTDSNQADWSTAAWLARLSCLLLPTAAAWRLSRFAADTTPRPYFQGLPAPAAGLFVALLGLLFNDARMSLWFLFEAPNNTLLAYSLIHPASLFLMNLILAGLMLSTWPMLSFKMKNLSWRQHRYHLIFLGLAGGLLAWLGGLAALPLGLGYLLCSLLARKTYRMQPATPPEPVQHG, from the coding sequence ATGGCCATCCGTAAGCATATACCCAACCTGCTGACCCTGGCGAATGTGGCCTGTGGCACTGCCGCCGTAGCCTTCAGCTTTCCGCACCAGGGGTTTAGCCCTACCCATATCAGCCTGGCAGCCCTGCTTATCCTGCTGGCCTCCGTGTTCGACTTTCTGGATGGCTTTGCAGCCCGCAGGCTACAGGCCTACAGCGCCCAGGGCCAGGTGCTGGATAGCCTGGCAGACCTGGTAAGCTTTGGCGTAGCCCCAGGCGTACTACTCTTCAGCCTGGCCAGCAACTACCTGTATGCCAGCCCCACCGATTCCAACCAGGCCGACTGGAGCACCGCCGCGTGGCTGGCACGGCTGAGCTGCCTGCTGCTACCCACTGCGGCTGCCTGGCGCCTCAGCCGCTTTGCAGCCGACACTACCCCTCGGCCCTACTTTCAGGGCCTGCCCGCCCCAGCAGCGGGCTTGTTTGTGGCCCTGCTGGGGCTATTGTTCAACGATGCGCGGATGAGCCTGTGGTTCCTCTTCGAGGCACCCAATAATACCCTGCTGGCCTACAGCCTTATCCATCCGGCCTCGCTCTTCCTGATGAACCTGATCCTGGCGGGGCTTATGCTTAGTACCTGGCCCATGCTCTCCTTCAAGATGAAGAACCTGAGCTGGCGGCAGCACCGCTACCACCTCATCTTCCTGGGCCTGGCAGGGGGCTTGCTAGCCTGGCTGGGTGGCTTGGCTGCCCTTCCCCTGGGCCTCGGCTACCTGCTGTGCTCGCTGCT